In one window of Gossypium hirsutum isolate 1008001.06 chromosome A01, Gossypium_hirsutum_v2.1, whole genome shotgun sequence DNA:
- the LOC107921070 gene encoding ribosome-recycling factor produces MALYLRRAIKLTNTIRTTTIILRSSNTQTRNISHFLLSHNQLTPRSQNLTPFCSFDFLRDSRRGFAKGKKSKDDSGGSTMELAPDIGPSVKASAASQMDAAIVALSRELAKLRTGRASAGMLDHIIVETDGVKMQLNHLAVVSVIDSKTLSVNPYDPNTLKALESAIISSPLGLNPKVDGQRLIAPIPPLTKEHMQAMCKVVAKSSEDVKQSIRRARQKALDTIKKAGSSFPKDEAKRFEKEIDELTKKFVKSADELCKAKEKEITQG; encoded by the exons ATGGCTTTGTATCTTAGACGAGCAATCAAATTAACGAACACAATAAGAACAACCACCATAATACTTAGAAGTTCAAATACCCAAACCCGCAACATCTCTCACTTTCTCCTTTCCCATAACCAATTAACTCCCCGTTCCCAAAACCTCACTCCTTTCTGTTCATTTGATTTTCTTAGAGATTCTCGCCGCGGTTTCGccaaaggaaaaaaatcaa AGGATGATTCTGGTGGGAGTACAATGGAACTTGCTCCTGATATTGGGCCTTCTGTTAAAGCAAGTGCTGCATCACAGATGGATGCAGCAATAGTTGCCTTATCGCGGGAGCTAGCCAAATTGAGAACAGGAAGGGCATCTGCAG GAATGCTTGATCATATTATCGTTGAAACTGATGGCGTAAAGATGCAACTGAACCATTTAGCTGTTGTTTCTGTTATTGATTCAAAAACCTTATCGGTGAATCCATATGATCCCAAT ACTCTCAAAGCATTAGAGAGTGCCATCATTTCATCTCCGTTAGGCTTAAATCCAAAGGTGGATGGACAACGGTTGATCGCACCTATTCCACC ATTAACAAAAGAGCATATGCAG GCTATGTGCAAAGTTGTTGCCAAGTCTTCCGAAGATGTTAAACAAAGCATAAGAAGGGCTCGACAAAAG GCATTGGATACAATAAAGAAAGCGGGTTCTAGTTTTCCCAAGGATGAGGCtaagagattcgagaaagaa ATTGATGAGTTGACTAAAAAGTTCGTCAAGTCCGCCGATGAATTGTGCAAGGCAAAGGAGAAGGAGATCACTCAAGGCTGA
- the LOC107922222 gene encoding carbon catabolite repressor protein 4 homolog 1 isoform X2 encodes MLSVLRVHLPSDIPIVGCELSPYVLLRRPDKTVTTDDVPESAPLDGHFLRYKWYRIQSDRKVAVCSVHPSEQATLQCLGCVKAKIPVAKSYHCSPKCFSDAWQHHRVLHDRAASAVNENGNEEEEIFGRFNSTGSGVISASLTGSASSTSLTNGSTPLYPTAVTQRSGGETWFEVGCSKTYTPTTDDIGHVLKFECVVIDAETKLPVGQPNTLLTSRVIPAPSPSPRRLISVGGADMMGQLDSDGRLSSSGTFTVLSYNILSDSYASSELYSYCPSWALSWPYRRQNLLREIVGYRADIVCLQEVQCDHFDEFFAPELDKHGYQALYKRKTNEVYSGNIHTIDGCATFFRRDRFSHVKKYEVEFNKAAQSLTEVAVQTTQKKVALNRLVKDNVALIVVLEAKFTNQGADNPGKRQLLCVANTHVNVQQELKDVKIWQVHTLLKGLEKIAASADIPMLVCGDFNSVPGSVEFCPVLPIHFLLWERLIHCIRIYWSIHLQFCVLTAS; translated from the exons ATGCTGAGCGTGCTACGGGTGCACCTCCCTTCTGATATACCAATTGTTGGCTGCGAGCTCTCGCCTTACGTGCTTTTACGCCGACCAGACAAGACCGTTACTACTGATGATGTGCCTGAGTCCGCCCCTCTTGATGGTCACTTCTTGAGGTACAAGTG GTATCGCATACAAAGTGATAGGAAAGTTGCTGTCTGTAGTGTACATCCCTCTGAGCAAGCCACGCTGCAGTGCCTAGGTTGCGTGAAGGCAAAGATACCTGTTGCTAAAAGTTACCATTGTTCTCCAAAGTGCTTTTCAGATGCATGGCAGCATCATCGAGTCCTTCATGACCGTGCTGCAAGTGCtgtaaatgaaaatggaaatgaagagGAAGAGATATTTGGCCGTTTCAATAGCACTGGGTCTGGAGTTATTAGTGCTAGTTTAACCGGTTCAGCATCAAGCACTAGCTTGACAAATGGTTCAACACCTCTGTATCCTACTGCGGTTACCCAAAGGAGTGGTGGTGAAACCTGGTTTGAAGTTGGATGCTCTAAAACATATACCCCAACTACAGATGATATCGGTCATGTTCTCAAGTTTGAGTGTGTTGTCATTGATGCAGAAACGAAACTACCTGTGGGACAGCCCAATACTCTTTTGACATCTCGTGTTATTCCAGCACCTTCCCCTAGTCCTCGGCGCTTGATCTCAGTAGGCGGAGCTGATATGATGGGACAACTAGATTCAGATGGTCGCCTTTCATCCTCTGGAACTTTTACTGTTCTCTCATACAACATTTTGTCCGACTCATATGCCAGCAGCGAGTTATACAGTTATTGCCCTTCGTGGGCTCTTTCTTGGCCATATCGCAGACAAAACCTGTTGCGGGAAATCGTTGGTTATCGTGCAGACATTGTTTGTCTTCAAGAG GTGCAATGTGAccattttgatgaattttttgctCCTGAGCTGGACAAACATGGATATCAAGCTTTATACAAGAGGAAGACAAATGAG GTTTACAGTGGAAATATCCATACAATTGACGGCTGTGCTACATTTTTCCGTAGAGATAGATTTTCCCATGTCAAAAAATATGAG GTTGAATTTAATAAGGCTGCTCAATCCTTGACTGAGGTTGCAGTTCAAACTACTCAGAAGAAAGTTGCTTTAAATCGATTGGTTaag GATAATGTTGCACTTATTGTGGTTTTAGAAGCAAAGTTTACTAATCAAGGAGCTGACAATCCTGGGAAGCGTCAGCTTCTTTGTGTG GCAAACACACATGTAAATGTTCAACAAGAGCTAAAGGATGTCAAAATCTGGCAG GTGCATACTCTCTTAAAGGGGTTGGAGAAAATAGCTGCAAGTGCAGACATTCCAATGTTGGTGTGTGGGGATTTTAATTCTGTTCCTGGAAG TGTTGAATTTTGTCCAGTGCTCCCCATTCACTTCTTGCTATGGGAAAGGTTGATCCACTGCATCCGGATTTATTGGTCGATCCACTTGCAATTTTGCGTCCTCACAGCAAGTTGA
- the LOC107922222 gene encoding carbon catabolite repressor protein 4 homolog 1 isoform X1: MLSVLRVHLPSDIPIVGCELSPYVLLRRPDKTVTTDDVPESAPLDGHFLRYKWYRIQSDRKVAVCSVHPSEQATLQCLGCVKAKIPVAKSYHCSPKCFSDAWQHHRVLHDRAASAVNENGNEEEEIFGRFNSTGSGVISASLTGSASSTSLTNGSTPLYPTAVTQRSGGETWFEVGCSKTYTPTTDDIGHVLKFECVVIDAETKLPVGQPNTLLTSRVIPAPSPSPRRLISVGGADMMGQLDSDGRLSSSGTFTVLSYNILSDSYASSELYSYCPSWALSWPYRRQNLLREIVGYRADIVCLQEVQCDHFDEFFAPELDKHGYQALYKRKTNEVYSGNIHTIDGCATFFRRDRFSHVKKYEVEFNKAAQSLTEVAVQTTQKKVALNRLVKDNVALIVVLEAKFTNQGADNPGKRQLLCVANTHVNVQQELKDVKIWQVHTLLKGLEKIAASADIPMLVCGDFNSVPGSAPHSLLAMGKVDPLHPDLLVDPLAILRPHSKLTHQLPLVSAYSAFLRGIGLGLEQQRRRMDPATNEPLFTNCTRDFIGTLDYIFYTADSLTVESLLELLDEDSLRKDTALPSPEWSSDHIALLAEFRCVPRTRH, from the exons ATGCTGAGCGTGCTACGGGTGCACCTCCCTTCTGATATACCAATTGTTGGCTGCGAGCTCTCGCCTTACGTGCTTTTACGCCGACCAGACAAGACCGTTACTACTGATGATGTGCCTGAGTCCGCCCCTCTTGATGGTCACTTCTTGAGGTACAAGTG GTATCGCATACAAAGTGATAGGAAAGTTGCTGTCTGTAGTGTACATCCCTCTGAGCAAGCCACGCTGCAGTGCCTAGGTTGCGTGAAGGCAAAGATACCTGTTGCTAAAAGTTACCATTGTTCTCCAAAGTGCTTTTCAGATGCATGGCAGCATCATCGAGTCCTTCATGACCGTGCTGCAAGTGCtgtaaatgaaaatggaaatgaagagGAAGAGATATTTGGCCGTTTCAATAGCACTGGGTCTGGAGTTATTAGTGCTAGTTTAACCGGTTCAGCATCAAGCACTAGCTTGACAAATGGTTCAACACCTCTGTATCCTACTGCGGTTACCCAAAGGAGTGGTGGTGAAACCTGGTTTGAAGTTGGATGCTCTAAAACATATACCCCAACTACAGATGATATCGGTCATGTTCTCAAGTTTGAGTGTGTTGTCATTGATGCAGAAACGAAACTACCTGTGGGACAGCCCAATACTCTTTTGACATCTCGTGTTATTCCAGCACCTTCCCCTAGTCCTCGGCGCTTGATCTCAGTAGGCGGAGCTGATATGATGGGACAACTAGATTCAGATGGTCGCCTTTCATCCTCTGGAACTTTTACTGTTCTCTCATACAACATTTTGTCCGACTCATATGCCAGCAGCGAGTTATACAGTTATTGCCCTTCGTGGGCTCTTTCTTGGCCATATCGCAGACAAAACCTGTTGCGGGAAATCGTTGGTTATCGTGCAGACATTGTTTGTCTTCAAGAG GTGCAATGTGAccattttgatgaattttttgctCCTGAGCTGGACAAACATGGATATCAAGCTTTATACAAGAGGAAGACAAATGAG GTTTACAGTGGAAATATCCATACAATTGACGGCTGTGCTACATTTTTCCGTAGAGATAGATTTTCCCATGTCAAAAAATATGAG GTTGAATTTAATAAGGCTGCTCAATCCTTGACTGAGGTTGCAGTTCAAACTACTCAGAAGAAAGTTGCTTTAAATCGATTGGTTaag GATAATGTTGCACTTATTGTGGTTTTAGAAGCAAAGTTTACTAATCAAGGAGCTGACAATCCTGGGAAGCGTCAGCTTCTTTGTGTG GCAAACACACATGTAAATGTTCAACAAGAGCTAAAGGATGTCAAAATCTGGCAG GTGCATACTCTCTTAAAGGGGTTGGAGAAAATAGCTGCAAGTGCAGACATTCCAATGTTGGTGTGTGGGGATTTTAATTCTGTTCCTGGAAG TGCTCCCCATTCACTTCTTGCTATGGGAAAGGTTGATCCACTGCATCCGGATTTATTGGTCGATCCACTTGCAATTTTGCGTCCTCACAGCAAGTTGACTCATCAGTTGCCACTG GTTAGTGCTTACTCAGCCTTCCTAAGAGGAATTGGTCTTGGTTTGGAACAACAAAGAAGAAGGATGGACCCAGCAACTAATGAACCTTTATTCACAAATTGCACAAGAGATTTTATCGGCACCCTAGATTACATATTTTACACTG CGGACTCTTTAACGGTGGAGTCATTATTGGAACTCTTGGACGAAGATAGCTTACGGAAAGACACAGCCCTTCCTTCCCCGGAGTGGTCCTCTGATCATATAGCTTTGTTAGCTGAATTTCGATGTGTGCCAAGGACTAGACACTGA
- the LOC107922438 gene encoding 60S ribosomal protein L21-1, producing MPAGHGLRSRTRDLFARPFRKKGYIPLSTYLRTYKIGDYVDVKVNGAVHKGMPHKFYHGRTGRVWNVTKRAIGVEVNKQVGNRIIRKRIHVRVEHVQPSRCAEEFKLRKVKNDQLKAEAKAKGEVISTKRQPEGPRPGFMVDGATLETVTPIPYDVVNDLKGGY from the exons ATGCCAGCTGGTCACGGTCTACGTTCTCGAACAAGGGATTTGTTCGCCAGACCCTTTAGAAAGAAGGGTTACATTCCCTTGTCTACTTACCTCAGGACCTACAAGATCGGCGACTACGTCGACGTCAAGGTAAACGGTGCCGTTCACAAGGGTATGCCCCACAAGTTCTACCATGGTCGTACTGGTCGAGTTTGGAATGTCACAAAACGTGCCATCGGTGTCGAAGTCAACAAGCAG GTGGGAAACAGGATTATCAGGAAGAGGATTCATGTACGTGTTGAGCATGTACAGCCTTCGAGGTGCGCTGAGGAATTCAAGCTCAGGAAGGTGAAGAATGATCAACTCAAGGCAGAGGCTAAAGCAAAGGGTGAGGTCATTAGCACAAAGAGGCAGCCAGAAGGGCCTAGACCTGGTTTCATGGTGGATGGTGCTACACTTGAAACTGTTACGCCCATCCCATACGATGTCGTTAATGATCTCAAGGGTGGTTACTAA
- the LOC107921318 gene encoding glycosyltransferase BC10 → MKVAKEWRLGSMGDTKILPGSRHRSPLKRPIWIILMVSFVSLFLVCAYIYPPNSDVACYVFSSRGCKVLTDWLPPPKRELTDEEIISRVVVRDILDTPPVESKNPKIAFMFLTPGSLPFEKLWDMFFRGNEGRFSVYIHASKEKPVHVSPYFLNREIHSSPVTWGAFSMVDAERRLLAYALKDPDNQHFVLLSDSCIPLHNFDYVYNYLMHANMSFIDYFVDPGPHGNGRYSTRMLPEVEEKDFRKGAQWFTMRRQHALLVMADSLYYSRFRDYCRPFADGKNCIADEHYLPTFFNLVDPGGIANWSVTRVDWSERKWHPKSYRAQDVTEIAFSLNLWNGHMKLEVIFNGNFGQYSFSC, encoded by the exons ATGAAGGTAGCTAAGGAGTGGCGATTAGGTAGCATGGGTGATACTAAGATCTTGCCTGGATCTCGCCATCGCTCTCCTTTGAAGAGGCCAATATGGATTATTTTAATGGTTTCTTTTGTCAGCCTTTTTCTAGTTTGTGCTTACATCTATCCACCGAATAGCGATGTTGCATGTTATGTATTTTCTTCTAGAGGTTGCAAGGTCCTTACTGATTGGCTTCCTCCTCCTAAAAGGGAATTAACTGATGAGGAGATTATTTCACGGGTTGTGGTTAGGGATATTTTGGATACACCTCCTGTCGAATCCAAAAATCCTAAAATTGCATTCATGTTCTTAACTCCAGGTTCATTGCCATTCGAGAAGCTTTGGGATATGTTCTTCCGT GGTAATGAGGGAAGATTTTCTGTTTATATCCATGCATCAAAAGAAAAACCAGTGCATGTGAGCCCTTACTTCCTTAACCGGGAAATTCACAGTTCTCCG GTTACATGGGGAGCATTTTCTATGGTTGATGCAGAGAGACGATTATTGGCATATGCTCTAAAAGATCCTGATAACCAACATTTTGTTTTACTCTCTGACAG TTGTATTCCATTGCATAATTTTGATTACGTCTACAATTATCTAATGCATGCTAATATGAGTTTCATTGACTA CTTTGTGGATCCTGGACCTCATGGAAATGGCAGGTATTCAACACGCATGTTACCTGAAGTAGAAGAGAAAGACTTCAGAAAGGGTGCACAG TGGTTCACAATGAGGCGGCAGCATGCTCTGCTAGTCATGGCTGACAGTCTTTACTATTCAAGGTTTCGGGATTACTGCagg CCATTTGCGGATGGCAAAAACTGCATTGCCGACGAGCATTACCTCCCAACCTTTTTCAAT TTGGTTGACCCCGGTGGCATCGCAAACTGGTCAGTAACGCGCGTTGACTGGTCTGAGAGAAAATGGCACCCTAAATCATACAGGGCACAGGATGTTACAGAGATTGCTTTTTCCCTTAACTTGTGGAATGGACACATGAAGTTGGAGGTTATTTTCAATGGCAACTTTGGACAGTATTCGTTTTCCTGCTAG
- the LOC121229640 gene encoding uncharacterized protein — protein sequence MLPGYDFNQDELKAGMDAAHGILGKHSSVLHSPKNMSPSFMETTARLFVTKFFQQYISMGCVTFLEEGGRIFTFKGNMEKSPLKTVLKVHNPQFYWRIMKEADIGLADAYIHGDFSFLDETEGLLNLFRILVANKENSAASGSNKRRTWWSPALLTASISSAKYFVKHLLRQNTITQARRNISRVVCAAMPSRRRTKSRELPRPIVEELVGLCINHGSGHFCFLFSTL from the exons ATGCTACCAG GCTATGACTTCAATCAGGATGAACTAAAG GCTGGTATGGATGCTGCACATGGTATCTTGGGAAAGCATTCTTCTGTTCTGCACAGTCCAAAGAATATGTCACCCTCTTTCATGGAAACAACGGCACGCCTCTTTGTTACTAAATTCTTTCAACAATATATATCTATGGGCTGCGTAAC TTTCTTAGAGGAAGGAGGCAGAATTTTCACTTTCAAAGGAAACATGGAAAAGAGTCCTCTTAAAACAGTTCTGAAAGTGCATAATCCTCAGTTTTACTGGAGG ATCATGAAAGAAGCTGATATAGGCCTTGCAGATGCATATATCCATggagatttttcttttcttgatgaAACTGAAGGCCTTCTTAATCTTTTCCGG ATTCTTGTTGCCAATAAAGAGAACTCGGCTGCCTCAGGATCGAATAAAAGAAG GACTTGGTGGTCACCTGCTCTGTTAACAGCTAGTATATCATCTGCAAAATATTTTGTGAAGCATCTCTTAAGACAAAATACTATTACACAAGCTCGTAGGAACATTTCTCGTGTTGTTTGTGCAGCTATGCCATCAAGAAGAAGGACGAAATCGAGAGAGTTGCCAAGGCCAATCGTTGAGGAATTGGTAGGACTTTGCATAAACCATGGCAGTGGACACTTCTGTTTTTTATTCAGTACTTTATAA